In Xyrauchen texanus isolate HMW12.3.18 chromosome 27, RBS_HiC_50CHRs, whole genome shotgun sequence, one genomic interval encodes:
- the LOC127621146 gene encoding neuropeptide Y receptor type 1-like — translation MAMEKSRLSNISQASLFGDALWAQGDCPTSLSSTTFLIVAYSAMLAVGLVGNTCLVLVITRQKEMRNVTNIFIVNLSCSDILVCLVCLPVTIIYTLMDRWILGEALCKVTPFVQCMSVTVSVFSMVLIALERHQLIIHPTGWKPVVRHSYLAVAVIWLVACFISLPFLSFNILTNSPFHNLSLPFNPFSDHFICIEQWPSEGNRLAYTTSLLLFQYCLPLALILLCYFRIFLRLSRRKDMVERTQGRSQKKAKGSKRVNAMLASIVAAFSLCWLPLNVFNTVFDWNHEAIPVCQHDAIFSACHLTAMASTCVNPVIYGFLNNNFQKELKSLLYRCRCWGPPESYESFPLSTISTGVTKGSTLSNGSVSVNAYQPHKKNSLEQKEIV, via the coding sequence ATGGCCATGGAGAAGTCTCGTCTGAGCAACATCTCCCAGGCTTCATTATTTGGAGATGCACTTTGGGCACAAGGTGACTGCCCAACCTCCCTTAGCAGCACCACTTTCCTCATCGTAGCTTACAGCGCCATGCTAGCAGTGGGCTTGGTAGGCAACACTTGCCTGGTCTTAGTCATCACACGACAGAAAGAGATGCGTAACGTGACCAACATCTTCATCGTAAACCTCTCATGTTCTGATATCCTCGTTTGCTTGGTATGTTTGCCAGTCACCATTATCTACACCCTCATGGATCGATGGATTTTGGGTGAAGCTCTGTGCAAAGTGACACCATTCGTCCAGTGCATGTCCGTGACGGTTTCAGTCTTCTCCATGGTACTAATCGCTTTGGAAAGACACCAGCTCATCATCCACCCAACCGGATGGAAGCCTGTCGTCAGACACTCATACCTGGCTGTAGCGGTTATCTGGCTTGTAGCTTGTTTTATTTCCCTTCCATTTCTTTCGTTTAACATCCTCACAAACTCGCCGTTTCACAACCTTAGTCTTCCCTTTAACCCCTTTAGTGATCACTTCATCTGTATAGAACAGTGGCCATCTGAGGGGAATCGGCTAGCTTACACCACATCGCTACTTCTTTTCCAGTACTGCTTACCGTTAGCACTAATTCTACTCTGCTACTTCCGCATATTTCTGCGCCTCAGTCGACGCAAAGATATGGTCGAAAGAACGCAAGGCAGGAGCCAGAAGAAGGCCAAAGGCTCAAAGCGAGTCAACGCCATGCTAGCCTCAATTGTAGCTGCATTTTCGCTGTGCTGGTTGCCACTAAATGTTTTTAACACAGTTTTTGATTGGAACCATGAGGCAATTCCAGTGTGCCAGCATGATGCCATTTTCTCAGCCTGTCACCTCACAGCTATGGCGTCGACTTGCGTTAACCCTGTGATCTATGGGTTTCTAAACAATAACTTCCAGAAGGAGCTGAAATCGCTTTTATACAGATGCCGCTGCTGGGGGCCTCCAGAGAGTTATGAGAGTTTCCCATTGTCCACCATCAGTACCGGTGTTACAAAGGGGTCCACCCTTAGCAATGGCTCAGTCAGCGTCAACGCCTATCAGCCACACAAGAAAAACAGTTTAGAACAAAAAGAGATTGTTTAA